The following proteins are encoded in a genomic region of Candidatus Acidiferrales bacterium:
- a CDS encoding TonB-dependent receptor translates to FSDVFTINPKVVNEFRVAYLRENDGFFLSNLPPGPGNTDIFANYNMPATNLFIGPQGNLPQGSFNNIYQATNNLSWVHGAHIVKTGVEFRKIIAPSDFLPRARGEYEWVQTTLQSGQQLSDLDAFVRDFFPSSVSIRGVGLSRFAQNRAAFYGFLQDTWKIHPRVTLEAGIRYEFTQIARDQRLQDLNGIANIVSLRDEVWTPELIAFCDDPDTSFEGDFCITPFGTVLPVLGTRIFDSLPARHQQALLAHVGNQRLFKTPKADNNNFAPRIGLAWDMFGNGKTSLRAGFAVAQDITFGNLPLLQLPPQAQAENRETNACSVSPAPAWCAGVTGGDPATSPGVRFNGIGFIEGGALLPVLPGDALIDKFVARALTGNFVPNEIAPETYTWSLSIQRDLWNRLLVETRYVGTRGVHLPIQRWLNTRIPNPFRIPTFGSQSEIPSSFTGQPTLADFLDNRDLMLTPFGFGGVLTQFTPDGRSTYHGASIAVKGNLPHGLFLNTSYTWSKLIDLLENELFTSFMNPRRPWDMIDINEAKGRSGLDHSHKFVISWSWDVPGYKGDTAVLKKLTGGWNISGTYIAESGQPLTLLSRRDTNGDFDTAGDRAFINPAGSGRTGTDVTTVCFIGGVVSVGACGGAANTVGYVATNSSASFVRPGTGSFASGSLVQAGRNTLVSPGINNWNISIAKQTPFWGEGRLIRFQADFVNAFNHPSFAIGNGSVFGTTANARGFPNFVTPGTGAQFLNETIFSGGLGQAPFQRIIQFSLKVLF, encoded by the coding sequence CCTTTAGCGACGTGTTCACCATTAACCCGAAAGTGGTCAATGAGTTCCGTGTTGCCTACTTGCGGGAGAATGACGGGTTCTTCCTCTCCAACTTGCCCCCAGGACCTGGGAACACCGACATTTTTGCCAACTACAATATGCCGGCTACAAATCTTTTTATTGGACCCCAAGGCAACCTGCCGCAGGGTAGCTTCAACAACATTTACCAGGCGACCAACAACCTCAGTTGGGTGCACGGTGCTCACATTGTCAAGACCGGTGTCGAGTTCCGGAAGATTATCGCCCCGAGCGACTTCCTGCCCCGCGCCCGAGGGGAATATGAGTGGGTCCAAACGACGTTGCAGTCAGGGCAGCAACTCTCGGACCTTGACGCCTTCGTTCGCGACTTTTTCCCAAGCTCCGTTTCGATTCGCGGCGTCGGCCTTTCGCGGTTTGCCCAGAACCGGGCGGCTTTTTACGGGTTCCTTCAGGATACCTGGAAAATCCATCCGCGTGTCACCCTGGAGGCGGGGATCCGTTACGAGTTCACGCAAATCGCCCGGGATCAACGATTGCAGGACCTGAACGGCATCGCCAATATCGTGTCGCTCCGAGACGAGGTTTGGACGCCCGAATTGATTGCGTTCTGTGACGATCCGGACACTTCCTTCGAGGGCGATTTCTGCATCACACCTTTCGGGACTGTGCTGCCCGTCCTGGGCACGCGCATCTTTGATTCTCTGCCTGCGCGCCACCAGCAGGCCCTGCTTGCTCACGTGGGCAACCAGCGCCTCTTCAAGACCCCGAAGGCCGATAACAACAACTTCGCGCCCCGCATCGGTTTGGCTTGGGATATGTTTGGCAATGGTAAGACATCCCTGCGCGCCGGCTTTGCCGTAGCGCAAGACATTACTTTTGGTAACTTGCCGCTTTTGCAGTTGCCGCCGCAGGCCCAGGCTGAAAACCGCGAAACAAACGCCTGCTCGGTTAGCCCGGCGCCGGCTTGGTGCGCTGGGGTGACCGGAGGGGACCCAGCGACGAGCCCAGGAGTCAGGTTCAACGGGATCGGGTTCATCGAGGGCGGAGCCCTGCTTCCCGTCCTCCCCGGCGACGCCCTGATTGACAAGTTCGTGGCGCGGGCCCTGACCGGGAACTTTGTGCCAAACGAGATAGCCCCCGAGACCTATACCTGGTCGCTGTCGATTCAGCGCGACCTTTGGAATAGGTTGCTTGTTGAGACGCGCTATGTGGGTACTCGCGGGGTTCATCTCCCCATCCAGCGTTGGCTCAACACGCGTATCCCTAACCCATTCCGCATCCCGACCTTCGGCAGCCAGAGCGAAATCCCCAGCAGCTTCACGGGTCAGCCCACGCTCGCCGACTTCCTCGACAACCGCGACCTCATGCTAACTCCGTTCGGTTTCGGTGGCGTGCTGACCCAGTTCACGCCCGACGGCCGCTCCACCTACCACGGAGCGTCGATCGCCGTGAAGGGCAATCTGCCGCATGGCCTGTTCCTCAACACAAGCTACACCTGGAGCAAGCTCATCGATCTGCTCGAAAACGAGCTTTTCACCAGCTTCATGAACCCGCGGCGCCCGTGGGATATGATCGATATCAACGAGGCCAAGGGCCGCTCCGGGCTCGATCACTCACACAAGTTCGTGATTTCCTGGAGCTGGGATGTCCCCGGCTACAAGGGCGACACGGCAGTTCTGAAAAAGTTGACTGGCGGCTGGAACATCAGCGGCACGTACATCGCCGAGTCGGGCCAGCCTCTGACCCTTCTTTCCCGGCGCGACACCAACGGCGACTTCGACACAGCGGGCGACCGGGCCTTCATCAACCCTGCCGGGTCAGGCCGGACGGGTACTGACGTGACCACCGTTTGTTTCATCGGTGGCGTGGTCAGCGTGGGGGCCTGCGGTGGCGCTGCAAACACCGTTGGCTACGTGGCCACCAACTCGAGTGCCAGTTTCGTCCGACCGGGTACTGGGTCGTTCGCTTCGGGTTCGTTGGTGCAAGCGGGTCGCAACACTTTGGTCTCGCCTGGGATCAACAACTGGAACATCAGCATCGCTAAGCAAACCCCGTTCTGGGGGGAGGGCCGCCTGATTCGGTTCCAGGCGGACTTCGTCAATGCCTTCAACCACCCGTCATTCGCCATTGGCAATGGTTCGGTTTTCGGAACTACCGCCAATGCGCGGGGCTTCCCGAACTTCGTAACGCCGGGAACGGGTGCGCAGTTCTTGAACGAGACCATCTTCAGCGGCGGATTGGGCCAAGCGCCGTTCCAGCGCATAATCCAGTTTAGCCTGAAGGTGCTCTTCTAG
- a CDS encoding carboxypeptidase regulatory-like domain-containing protein — MLSRSSVGSGPCFLGVNAFHRRPLAAVVLLGSFLSAFAQIIPQKPPVRRAPGGETLYSIEGQVVAQHDRSPLRQVRVTLTDFKGAGLATSVTDDEGIFVFYDVAPGTYVLTFSHTGYAEQSERVDMSAGPLRGLRIVLSNSQRAQNAPSGRMVPVWALKIPREAQKAYSQGVRELRKREKRKSIRYFEAAIQLYPQYATAFSALGAAHLGMGETNEAATAFENALKIDENLPDACMGLGALYNAQQRHGDAEKLLLRARLLKPDDWRVHYELGETYRAAEDWAKAEESLRQARNLHEDLPRLHLLLINVLALQNKHNETLTAMENFLRLFPQNSFAQQVRQKRDLLKRHLQKEPALEQVTKP; from the coding sequence ATGCTTTCCCGAAGCTCTGTAGGTTCCGGTCCCTGCTTTCTTGGCGTAAATGCGTTTCATAGACGTCCCCTAGCTGCGGTCGTGCTCCTGGGAAGCTTCCTTAGCGCCTTCGCTCAGATCATTCCCCAGAAGCCCCCAGTAAGGCGAGCGCCAGGTGGGGAAACCCTCTACTCCATCGAAGGCCAAGTGGTGGCCCAGCATGACCGTTCACCCCTACGCCAGGTCCGAGTAACCTTGACGGATTTCAAGGGGGCAGGGCTAGCGACATCTGTTACGGACGACGAAGGGATATTTGTATTCTACGACGTTGCTCCGGGCACATACGTGCTCACGTTCTCCCATACAGGGTACGCCGAGCAGAGTGAGCGGGTCGACATGTCCGCAGGTCCTCTCCGAGGCCTGCGGATTGTTTTGTCAAATAGCCAGCGCGCGCAAAATGCTCCCTCAGGACGCATGGTGCCTGTCTGGGCGCTGAAGATTCCACGCGAGGCACAAAAGGCCTATAGCCAGGGCGTCAGAGAATTGCGGAAAAGAGAGAAAAGGAAGAGCATCCGGTATTTCGAAGCCGCCATCCAGCTTTATCCACAATATGCAACAGCCTTTAGCGCGCTCGGGGCCGCTCATCTTGGCATGGGAGAAACGAATGAGGCGGCGACGGCGTTTGAGAACGCCTTGAAGATCGATGAAAATCTGCCGGACGCGTGCATGGGACTCGGTGCCCTTTACAATGCTCAGCAGCGTCATGGCGACGCCGAAAAGCTTCTTCTGCGTGCTCGCTTGCTGAAGCCGGACGACTGGCGTGTTCACTATGAACTCGGAGAAACGTACCGAGCCGCTGAGGACTGGGCCAAGGCCGAGGAAAGTCTTCGCCAGGCAAGGAACTTGCACGAAGACTTGCCTCGCCTCCATTTGCTCCTCATCAATGTCTTGGCTCTCCAGAACAAGCACAACGAGACTCTCACTGCAATGGAGAATTTTCTCCGACTCTTCCCCCAAAATTCCTTCGCTCAGCAGGTGCGCCAGAAACGTGATCTCTTAAAGAGGCATCTTCAAAAGGAGCCCGCTCTGGAGCAGGTGACGAAACCTTGA